One part of the Streptomyces ferrugineus genome encodes these proteins:
- a CDS encoding DNA cytosine methyltransferase, whose product MRTLPPAVATAVHVATLARKAGMPIPPKVYAVLEAAANPWPAEWLLAPLPGDPIRVVELFAGPGGWSEGIAAVLGVAVDAVGVDISPDACATARAAGHRRICADITTLDPEHIALRYTGAVIISPPCPTFSPAGKLSGLEAQNIVILCEAIGYVSEAAGTMPVTDIDCDDLYPDLDECPMCAEHGYHVGYRERSGATWDEVRAEAADVSDPRIALMLEVVIWPLALQAAGAPIRWMAMEQSSNLPEEILDDLAMEFYSSEWMYANREVMEAADYGLPSRRKRVYMIASRWCSGTTTARIRPLPATSMAQALGWQPGERVNTRGTRPVDPKTGRAKGGNCFSADGPSWCLTGKSRTWKRESDGLRLTEAEAGLLVGFRRSYPWQGSRTSAFQQAADVVSPVMAAIVLSGMFGALGEALVRDYLAQLYEMDDMLSPDDYELAT is encoded by the coding sequence ATGCGGACCCTGCCCCCAGCGGTTGCAACCGCCGTGCACGTCGCCACCCTCGCCCGCAAGGCCGGGATGCCGATCCCGCCGAAGGTGTACGCCGTCCTGGAGGCCGCCGCCAACCCGTGGCCCGCTGAGTGGCTGCTCGCTCCGCTGCCCGGCGACCCGATCCGCGTGGTGGAGCTGTTCGCGGGCCCCGGCGGCTGGTCGGAGGGCATCGCTGCTGTCCTCGGCGTGGCCGTCGACGCCGTCGGAGTGGACATCTCCCCGGACGCCTGCGCCACCGCCCGCGCCGCCGGTCACCGCCGCATCTGCGCCGACATCACCACCCTGGACCCCGAGCACATCGCGCTGCGCTACACCGGCGCGGTCATCATCAGCCCGCCGTGCCCCACGTTCTCCCCCGCGGGCAAGCTGTCCGGCCTGGAGGCCCAGAACATCGTCATCCTGTGCGAGGCCATCGGGTACGTCAGCGAGGCCGCCGGGACCATGCCCGTCACCGACATCGACTGTGACGACCTGTACCCCGACCTGGACGAGTGCCCGATGTGCGCAGAGCACGGCTACCACGTCGGCTACCGCGAGCGGTCTGGCGCCACCTGGGACGAGGTTCGCGCGGAGGCCGCAGACGTGAGCGACCCGCGAATCGCGCTGATGCTCGAGGTCGTCATCTGGCCGCTCGCCCTCCAGGCCGCCGGAGCGCCGATCCGCTGGATGGCCATGGAGCAGTCCAGCAACCTCCCAGAGGAGATCCTCGACGACCTGGCCATGGAGTTCTACTCGTCCGAGTGGATGTACGCCAACCGTGAGGTGATGGAGGCCGCCGACTACGGCCTGCCGTCCCGCCGCAAGCGCGTGTACATGATCGCCTCCCGCTGGTGCAGCGGCACGACGACCGCCCGCATCCGCCCGCTCCCCGCGACGTCCATGGCGCAGGCCCTCGGCTGGCAGCCCGGCGAGCGCGTCAACACGCGCGGCACCCGGCCCGTCGACCCGAAGACCGGCCGGGCCAAGGGCGGGAACTGCTTCTCCGCCGACGGCCCGTCCTGGTGCCTCACCGGCAAGTCCCGGACCTGGAAGCGCGAGAGCGACGGTCTGCGGCTCACGGAGGCAGAGGCCGGTCTCCTCGTCGGGTTCCGCCGCTCCTACCCGTGGCAGGGCAGCCGCACCTCGGCCTTCCAACAGGCCGCCGATGTCGTCTCCCCAGTCATGGCCGCCATCGTCCTGTCCGGCATGTTCGGCGCCCTCGGCGAGGCCCTGGTGCGCGACTACCTCGCCCAGCTCTACGAGATGGACGACATGCTCTCCCCGGACGACTACGAGCTAGCCACCTGA